Genomic window (Trichomycterus rosablanca isolate fTriRos1 chromosome 27, fTriRos1.hap1, whole genome shotgun sequence):
GTTCTGCGCCACTGCCAGCTATGTGTGCATTCTAAGTACACAGATTTTCCATTACTTTGGCACCCCTAAAGTGGTCTTGTCCTCCAGTTACCAAACATTTGGCATCCCAAATGCAATCttgttgtgtgtttagtgtgatttgaATAATAATAGAAACATATCGTTTTACTTATTGTATCTTTAACTTGACTGAGATTCTCATCTGTTCATGCTTGTATACACTGTGCCAAGTTCATGTAGGACTCATTAATAGTGCAGAAAATTCTGTAACCAGTAACAGTAATTAGAATAGTTACATCATATAGATTACATCTAACAGCAGTGACCACTGTCATTAAAATAAGCTGCAAATTAAAGGAATATTTCAGCCTTTTTCAACTTAATTAAAGTTCTTATAGTAAAGTAGCACTTGATGACCAGTTTGCAAAGCCACTGGGTAGTTCTTTTAAATGCTATGTTACACAGGGcagtgttagctcagtggttaagatactgaactagtcttcaaaaggttggtggttcaagccccaccaccaccaagttgccactggtaAGTAAGTCAGCTAAAAGCTgcaaatataatgtatatacatGCTATTGAACATTGTGTTATGAGGGTATTTTTTATACAcatgtgtaaatgtattttacagtcAAATTTCAATCAACTTCCAACAATCTACAGTAGCGGTTCTTTATTTGGGGTCAGTACCTCATGTGGGTTTGTCAGAAATACAAATGAAGTTGCAGGAGACCTTAAAAATAAgagttattagttttattaatagCTTTTGGTTAAACGATATTAGCTATGAGAAATAATATTAGTGAAGTGCATGTGCTGGAATGCCATACAATGACACTTAGCGGAGACTTTTATCCAATATGATTCAGACGTGACCTTTTGACAGCATTACCTAGCTGTGGAACATGAACTTCTTTACTGTAATGCCCTGCAAAAATAAGCTGATTGATTGAGAAGTGGGGTTTTAGTGACATCACAAACATTTAAAGCCTAAAAATAGGGTTACTGACTAAAAAAGGCTGAGAACAGCTTTTTAGGAAGATGCTGCACTACATAAGTTACAACATAATGGCTTGTAGACCCTAAATATTTCAATGTGAATGTAGAAAAACTTATTTTAACATAGCAAATGGGCAATTAGATAACATTAAATGTCCATCacagtatatttataataaacagcagttaaagttttttaatatgtttacattatttgtAATTAGTGTGTGCATGCAACGTGATATGATACTGTTTGATTTgtgttcattttactttttagcAGTTCAATTTGCTTGCCAGCTAAGACAACCTTGCATAAACAAAGCCAGTGAAAAAAGCAAGTGGAGTCTCTGAGACTGGGGCTGTAGGTAGTGTCATGTGATATTTCACTGGGACTTAAAGATAGCAGTCAAAGATATTTTAAGAAACTCATGGTTTATAGAGGAAAATATTCTATCCATTATCTATCGGTTAGCTTACGGCAAGTTGGTTTCATTAGAAGAGTTGGATACAATACACAGTTCTTTACCTAGTGTGAGTGGGTACATATAAAGTAAGTGTGTGGTACTCAAAGCCGTAGCCATAAACTGAACATTGGGAGGTGTGGGGGGATTGGGGTTTTCTTGtcattctaaaacattttagTTCATTCATAATAGTTACTTTGTCCATGTAGGAATTCTAGGGGGGGATTTAGAGCTAAACCACTTAAAGGTTTTTGTAAGGTGTAGAAAAACAAACAGAGTTCTTGAAGAAAAACTAAACACCCTTCCGTGACCGGAGGCTGTTTCTCCACCCTGGGACATCATCTTGTACAGGTAATTTGAATGTTTCCAACACGCGTGTATACCACAGTACATAGATTTCTATTTGGCCATTATTTGGTGTGTCAccaaattaatatatttatatattataaatatatattatatatatatatatattatatattatatattaaatatattatatatatatattaattatatatatatatatattatatatatatatatatatatatattatatatatatatatatattatatatatatataaaatataatatatatataatataatatatattaaatatatattataaatatatttatatatttatattaaattaatatattctAAAATCCTCATAGATATATGcttaaataattataacattaAGTCACTGTATTCTAAATACTCAAaaacattatattttttatattacacttTAATACATGTTCTAAACTTAGTATAAAGTCAGAGcattagggagaaaatgcattttaaatctaCCAATGGGTGAAAACCAGTTGAGACTGGACATTATTGTCTCTCGAGAAGGGTTTCGTTTATGCTGCTACAATAATTATTTGAAGTTGAGTGGGCTGCTGAATATTATAGAAACAATGTAGTTTTTGGTCCAGTTTTCTTTAGCCACCTTTTTAATCACAGATTATTAAAAAAGGCAGCTCTGACATTCAACAGCCGTTGTTAATGTTGGAAGAACAGCAAacaactgtttttttctttaataaaattCTCACAAGCCACATAAAATTCTTACCTTCTGCGAATTTTGGCTTTTCTTCTTCACCCATAGCAAATGCGGTTGTTGTGTAATGCTTAAAAGACCACAATGGATACGGTGTACAAAATCATTAACATAAAACTTTGCTTACTGTAAAGCTGGGGTTTTAGGAAGATCAAGGTAAGTAGATAAATTGTAGTTTATGTCACATAAGGAAACATTCATTTCACTTACACATGCAGCTGACTTCTACAGCTTTTGTACGACTGTGCTAGTTGATGTGTGATGGGTTTACTTTCAAATCCAATAAAGACTCAAGTACAACACTATCAACAATAAAAAGTTATGTAATTGGGCTAGATGAATGTGAGCTTGTGTGATGTAATAGTTCaagggggttcgaatcccatgcAGGGCTCACAAAAAACCAAGCCGTTGGGGTAAATGTATCAGTGCACCCGAAGTGCCAGTTCCCAGTCTGGACAAATAAGAGGGCCCAGTCAGGAATGGTATCCAGCCTAAACTCTTTAAAATAGCCAAATTAAATATGCAGCTGCTGAAataacaggagcagccaaaaggaatGGATGGATCTTTTTTTTAAGAAAGGGGTAGGAGGCCATACCCAATTCCTACACTACAGGACATAAAGGTCAGTCAAGACATTGCAAAACTTGGTCAATCTGTCTGCATGTAGCAAAATTACTTGTTGAATAACACTGACCACCCCTTTGTCATTTTCTCTTTATATAAAGACTGGTTAAAGGTCACATTGTAAGATAACACTTGTGTGTTATTCTATCTATTATAACACAACCGTGTAGTTTTGAatacttttactttattaaagGCACCTTGCAAATAACCCTAGTctttttttaagcttttaaatattttaacctTTTACTATTTTAATTTTAGCATGGACTTTAGAGCCACTTGCACCAGGTATAAAAGCCTTAAATGTCTGTACTGTATTTcagtatttacaaaatagcATCTACAAAAAGATTAAACTTAAATTACCTGAAAACTTATAAAAAcattcagttaaaaatattacaaGCTTGTTTTTCTCTCTGATACaatttgattatgtaaatgttttaatgtaaatCTATAAAACTGGCCTGTGTGGATTCAGTGTTTTACTGTGGCACCCGGTAAACTGATTTCCAAAATTATGTTACAGCTGTATgtgttttcatttgttttattacagttaACAGGTACAACTGAGATTTACTGTTGAAATGTCTGCCGTTATCAAAgggaatagaaaaaaatatatttggtCATTATTTACAAAGAACACGAGACCTCTGAACTATCCACGCAAGAAGGAGAAGGGATTTAGGAAAATCATTTGACAATGGCAGACATTCAgttctaaataaacattaaaaaaaatatcacaTTGAGAGGTCGCAGCGCGCACGTTTGAGCCGATATCCCGACGTCTCTTCTGCGCTCAAACAGCACGCCACGTGATGACAACACCAAAGAGATGCAAagtacacaaaacaaaaaatgtgtgattttaaaaaagtgggtAACAAAACCCTCTTGAAATCCTGTAGTCAAATTTAAAATAGAGCCAGACATGCtgtttttaaaaggtttttggtattttttgtcatttaaatacATAAGTCATACCCAGCAATCTGTATAAGCAATCTGAATAGGCATCAACAGTAAAGGGGagaataaaaattacaaaaagaaaGCAACACAGAACTTGTTTTTTGAATTTTGTTTCTGACAACAGAAAATTACCGACATGTTGCCAGTTAGCTGTAGAGGTTTGGGAGAAAACAAATGGGGTCaaagtttaaaaaagaaaaaaaaaaaaacataatattcAAACTGGTGTCCTCATTTGTCTACTGACCCACCCCTACCATTTGCATACTTCCCCAAACCACCGCAAAACAACATCAGGACATAGAAACAGAGGTTAAAACAGTCGGATCACAAAGGAAACCCAAGAGTGCATGTTCAGTCATCGTCCTCCTCGCCTTCTTCGTCCAAATCCCTTTTCCTTTTCTGACCCCGCTCCTCCTCTGAACACAAGAGTAAAAAGATTGAATAATCACGTCAATAAGGttcaaataataaatgtgtataaaaatATTGGCTAACAGCCTAAAATTTGCTGGTGGGGCTTCAGTTtagaatgagacaaaaatgcAATTCCTCCCACCAAGAAAACAATGCCAATTATGCTTTCTCAGCCATGCCCACTGATCTCTAAGGCATCATTGGGGGTGAAATGCCAGACGACAGGGAACACATGTATCATAACAATGCCGCCAGCAACTCCCCACCCCAATTTAGTTAATGCTAATTTATACCTTATCACATTATACTATTACTGTATAGTActaaagcattattattattagtagtagtagtagtattattaatactaatgTAAATTTAAGGCAAATAATTTCAACTTTTTAAAATCATACTACAGTTTGCATGGTTGTGTAAATTTGTAGATGCTCATTGATTGTAGCTagtaaaaaaagcaaaaacaggaCCAGTGCTTACCATCTTCATCCTCGTCATCAACTTCTCCGTCATTTaaatcctcctcctcttcctcctaaTACGATACATTTGTTAGATACAACATTTTTGGATTCAACAGCAATTAGAGCAGTTtaacacactttaaaaaaatatatattttctttatgctttaTGTATTCCCACATGTTTTAAAGGGTGTTATTACTATTTCAGTGCTAGTTTTGTACTGTCGCTCGGCCgaggaattaaacccaggccctACTTGTTGTAAGGACCAGAGCTACCCATTGTGCCACCCCACAATGCATTCACCTCTCCACTGAcatcttcctcctcctcttcttctccttcctcatcatcctcctcatcTCCTTCTTCTTCATCGTCTTCCTCTCCTGGAGCTGCCTCTTCGTCATAGTCTTCCTCATCATCTACTGCAAGTAAAAAACGTTcaggtattttaaaaacaatggaaCTAATCACGTCATATGCAAACAAGGACCAACATGGTTAATCAGTTTATTATAGAACTGATgtgtataaaaaaaactttatctGACCTACTGCCAGGAGTATGAAATCAccaactataaaaaaaaatgttaggtGTAAATTCAATACCATCATCGTCATCTTCATCATCCAATCCCTCCACATAGGCCTCTGCATCAGAATCAGGCGCCTCTTTATCTTCTTTGTCGTAGCCATCGAGATATGTCAACTGTGGCAGCAGTTTGAAGACGTTTTCTCTGTAGTCATTCAGGTTTGTTACCTCACAGTTAAACAGGTCTAAACTTTTGAGACTTTCCAAttttttctgtttaaaaaaataaaacagaaacagaaaccaTTCAGTCAATCATTACAAAAAACAGAATGTTAGTAGTTATACCCATATAGAACAATAAAAAGCATGTATTATAATAACCAGGTATAGCTCTGAAGTTATTTTACTACTAGTTTTCCAGGTACATTGTTTACAGCACAACTAAAACACCTGGTTAAAAACACATGGTTAACTATCCTATAATACAGccataaataacaaaaataaattattctTGGAAATTATTCATTCCATTTAAGCTCAACCTGTACAACAAATGGCTAGTGAAATACCACAACATTTTCCCATCAGGCAAATTGTAAATAATACACAATACAGGAAGAAAAAAGTACTTTATCATAAtgacacactacatacacaataACCTGCAGCACAGTTTAGGGTGTTAAAACTGACATTACCACATGTCTAAATATCACCATTACTGTGCTTTTAAAACTCACCAGTGGTTCGATAGTGCTGAGGTCTTTAATCTTGTTGCCACTGAGGTTGAGATGAGTGAGGTTGGGACATTTCTCTGCCAGGACCTCCAAACCACCTGAGATTCTGTTGTCGCTGAGCTCCAACtaatcacaaaaaaaacaagcaaattTAATGattagaaaataaaacagtacaatTTTATTTCTCTGTTGGATTTAATAAACAGACCAAATTTGTACCTTTTTTAGTTTGTTGAGCTTGGGCAGGTTGGCGACCGAGGTTAAGCCGACATTGATTGTGCTTAGAAACTCCAGCTCTTCAAACTCATCTGTAAGGCCTTCGATTTTGCCTTCATTTGACCGACAGTTATCGAGCACGAGTTCTTTcacctttaaaaaataaaaataataaaaaggtgtGAGCGCTATGACATACTATTACGTGTTTTCtggcataaaataaaataaaaaatcatgcCACTAGGCACAGGATGTGTGGAAGTAACCAACTCTGCAGCTCCTGATAAGTTGAGGAGAGCATCTTTGTGTTGGACTGGCTTCTGGTTCATGTTGCAAGCTTAAATTGAGTCACATCACTGCTGTTGCCAGCTTTTGACTCAGAGTGTAGCTTGCTTGGGTTACAGTTAATGTTTTCTCCTATGATAACTAAAGAATGCACTGTCTATAACAGACACCAACAAAAATCATAATTTAGAAGACTCTGCTAATAACAGTACTTACAGATCAAATTTTCTTACATGAAGGCTTAGTGTAACAATAAATATACACCAAACAAGCAATattaacatatttttatttggttataTAGGGAGGAATCATTTGCAGATCAGATCCTTTGACTGAAACTACTGAAATATGATGCTAATGTTCCATGAACAGAAACTAATATTTAATAACATGTTTACTGACTACTTAATATGtctataatgtgtatataacatgtataccttatatttattaaaatgtacataaagtAATGTAGACATCACCACAAATAATCCAGATCAGCTCAAATATTTGTGATTAGGAAACAATGACATACTTTTGAGGAGATACAATTCCGACATTTTACCCTTTTTGAAAAAGCTGGAAATTGTGATAATAAATGGATAATGTAGGTTTGGCAAAGTTTTGGTAGTTCAAATTCATGTTAACAGTTTGTGTTACACCTTAATAAAGGCTACACTGGTTTGTTTgaacactgtttaaaaaaaaaacattatacagTGCCACAAACAACATTTGGGCATTGTATGTAAATTAGGGGTTTGTAAGTAGCGACAGCCCTAAAAAAGTTGGCATTCACTTATCACAATAAAAGGTACATATGTAAAAGTACCAACACATTTTAAGAGGGGCCACCTTATTAAAACATACCCAATATTGTTTACAGTACCACCTTAACTGTGTCCTAAAATGTCCAGTTTTGGTAGGAAGGGTGAGCTGTACAAAAATCCCACTGAGGTGAACTGTATGTAATTTAGCCAACCTGTTATACCTAGAATCAATTCCTGTCAAGAACCTGTAAAGATCCATATTAAAATGCGTCTAATGTACGATTTAA
Coding sequences:
- the anp32a gene encoding acidic leucine-rich nuclear phosphoprotein 32 family member A, giving the protein MDMKKRIHLELRNRTPSDVKELVLDNCRSNEGKIEGLTDEFEELEFLSTINVGLTSVANLPKLNKLKKLELSDNRISGGLEVLAEKCPNLTHLNLSGNKIKDLSTIEPLKKLESLKSLDLFNCEVTNLNDYRENVFKLLPQLTYLDGYDKEDKEAPDSDAEAYVEGLDDEDDDDVDDEEDYDEEAAPGEEDDEEEGDEEDDEEGEEEEEEDVSGEEEEEEDLNDGEVDDEDEDEEERGQKRKRDLDEEGEEDDD